One Lysinibacillus fusiformis genomic window carries:
- a CDS encoding SH3 domain-containing protein, which produces MKKILKPLISVIAIGALSLSINIDKHVLANNIANTCEYDSASKVNPDYSTMNCLLTETALIYDVPPEIVKAIAEGESGNWRHFDMNGEAIVTADNGIGIMQITNQAGYNQDRLKSDIVYNIQAGVETLDDMFKRKDLPSINGGERAVLEHWYFAIMAYNGTKPVNSPIVQATGERNANAYQERILRIIEKLELIDLTELPFSREHFQYDSNSRENIKFSAMNYDFDLPLKKSKYFFETNQKVSATTNVTFRTRPTTDSPSMGTLREGEIVTITGPFEYEEVSTKKNHFVWYPVKRSDGTEGYVASSYLNYLASQDYSAYVKKFADFSTTAWWRDDMIWAIDRGLISGYGNVWNAKTKKYETQLQPNTQLTEAHFLTIFFRFAQNDELASVKNTSSWNKSGLYNMAKKYKMPVLANEESTASKDLADKGIRRGKLAQLMASYYYGKTVSQNEAIQFFMDNGITTATSIGDYNPDQILTRSQISAFIQRYESFVSKQK; this is translated from the coding sequence ATGAAAAAGATATTGAAACCATTGATTAGTGTTATTGCCATTGGTGCCCTCTCTCTATCTATAAATATAGATAAACATGTATTAGCTAATAATATTGCAAATACATGTGAGTATGATTCGGCATCGAAAGTAAACCCTGATTATTCCACAATGAACTGTTTGTTAACCGAAACAGCACTGATTTATGATGTTCCTCCTGAAATTGTGAAGGCAATAGCGGAAGGTGAAAGTGGAAATTGGCGTCATTTCGATATGAATGGTGAAGCGATTGTGACGGCTGATAATGGAATTGGCATTATGCAAATTACAAATCAAGCCGGCTACAATCAAGATAGACTAAAAAGCGATATTGTCTATAATATTCAAGCTGGTGTAGAGACTCTAGATGATATGTTTAAGCGGAAGGATTTACCTAGCATCAACGGTGGGGAAAGAGCTGTACTGGAACATTGGTACTTCGCTATCATGGCTTATAACGGTACTAAGCCAGTAAATAGTCCAATTGTCCAAGCAACTGGTGAAAGAAATGCAAATGCCTATCAAGAAAGAATTCTCCGGATTATTGAGAAATTGGAATTAATAGACTTAACAGAGCTGCCTTTTTCACGCGAACATTTTCAATATGACTCTAACAGCAGGGAAAATATTAAATTTTCAGCGATGAACTATGATTTTGATTTACCATTAAAAAAATCAAAGTATTTTTTTGAAACAAATCAAAAAGTTAGTGCAACAACGAATGTAACATTTAGGACAAGACCTACTACGGATAGTCCTTCTATGGGTACTTTACGTGAAGGCGAAATTGTTACCATTACGGGTCCTTTTGAATATGAAGAAGTATCAACGAAGAAAAACCATTTTGTTTGGTATCCTGTGAAAAGAAGTGACGGGACAGAGGGGTATGTAGCATCAAGTTATTTAAACTACTTAGCTTCACAGGACTACTCAGCTTACGTTAAAAAGTTTGCAGACTTCAGCACTACAGCTTGGTGGAGAGATGATATGATTTGGGCAATCGACCGAGGTTTAATTAGTGGTTACGGTAACGTATGGAACGCAAAAACAAAGAAATACGAAACACAGTTACAACCGAACACACAATTAACAGAAGCTCACTTCCTAACAATCTTCTTCCGTTTCGCTCAAAACGATGAATTAGCAAGTGTAAAAAACACATCGTCATGGAACAAAAGTGGTTTATACAACATGGCGAAAAAGTACAAAATGCCTGTACTAGCAAATGAAGAATCTACAGCTTCTAAAGATCTAGCGGATAAAGGCATTAGACGTGGTAAATTGGCACAACTGATGGCATCTTATTACTATGGGAAAACAGTAAGTCAAAACGAAGCTATTCAATTTTTCATGGATAATGGGATTACTACAGCTACATCAATCGGTGACTATAACCCTGACCAAATTTTAACTCGTTCTCAAATATCAGCGTTTATTCAAAGATATGAATCATTCGTATCAAAGCAAAAATAA